The Quercus lobata isolate SW786 chromosome 9, ValleyOak3.0 Primary Assembly, whole genome shotgun sequence region TAGTCAGAAAAAATACGGGGAAGCACCCTTAGGGATCTATTCTCAAAATGTTCCTCCCAATCTAGAGAAACCAAAACCCTGTTAATTCTTGACATAGAGGGAAGACCAAAATCTCTAAACCAAGTGAAGGAAGCCCCATCTAAAGGTAAATCCACAAATCAATTATTCTCTATAAAGTCCGAGAAAGCAAACATAGCCGGGCTAAACGACTCACAGCCAAGCCTTTCACTCAAGTACCTAATGATATTGAAATCACCTACTACGCACCATGCCATAGGCCATCTGGCATGCACCTGAGACGACAACTCCCACAAAGAAGCCCGTTGACCATCATCATTGGGGCCATACACACCTGTACAAGCCCAAACAAAGTCATCCACCACTCCTCTCAATAAGACACTGACAGAAAACTGTCTAGCAATTAcatccaatttttcaaaaaccctcTTATCCCAAATCAGCAAGACCCCTCCCAAGGTCTGCACAGCATCCAAAACAGCCCAATCAATGAAAGGACTCCCCCATAAACTCTGAACGAAAGCAACATCAGTAGAAGATACTTTCATTTCTTGAAAACATACAATATCGCACTTCCAATCTTTTAGAAGATTCTTACAAACCTCTCTCTTCCGGGGATTGTTAAGGCCCCTTACATTCCAAGAAAGTAGTCGTGGAGTCATTTACAACTACCAACAACCCCCACAGTAATCGAAGAAACTCTGCTCCTACTCTTAGATGAGACACTATCGTAATTAAGTAATTAACATTAGAGATAAGCCCCTTAAGCTCCCTAAGACCTCGTGACCCTGAATTTGCAAGACGATTGGGCACCCCAACTTCAATCACCTCAAGACAGTCCTGTTCCAAAAGGCGAAACAGAGCCAAACATTGAGATTCGTGTTTCACAATAGGGAAACCCACCAAGTTACAGAAATTTTTCATCAACTGGGACACCCAATTCGAAGGTGGCCCCGACTTAGGTTAGAGGCAGGCACTTTCCAATTTGAATACAAAGGAAATAGAAAGCATTACCCTAAAAACTAAGCACAGAAAGCTAGTGTACTGCATCAAGCCAAGCTTAATTAGGATTAGACTGAAGTTAAATGCATTTTCCACCAACCAATCCAAGCACAAGCAGCATAGTATTTGGTTTTGCTGCTTAGCCCATTTTTAACTGAGCCAAGCCTGAAATTATTTTATCAGAATCCATCAAATGTCCTATATAAAGCAAAGACTCCAAGGTTCTAGCAAATCACTGCTTTATTCCACTTTCATTATGAATGGATGATTATTGTATGTTTCCTACAAAATCTTGTTTTAATGTCAATTGAATATGTTTAGCACTACATTTTAATCCAAACCATTATTTTGAACTCTAAAtagcttaactagtaaagtctcttgtTGTCAAATAAAGGACCTAGGTTCAAATCCCGCCTATATGGCTACATCAAAAACAAATCCATTGATATCTTGATGTGATGATAAAAGGCAACCATCATGGAGTGGAAGCCATAGGTTCAAATTCTCTCATATCTATGTGAAAATCAAACCATTATCAATCATAAGGGCATTTTTGATCAACTTATTTTGGTTTTGCACTAGATATGGGGCATCATATAAAAGAGTCAAAAAAGCAGCCTACAGTAACTTAACCTTGTTTTCTCTCTCCAATTCttccctaaagtttttttttttttttaataagttatgCACACACCCTAATCTTCTCTGAACTTATCACCAGTTCAAAGCACTTTTTTATAAGCTATTTTTGGTTCAAAGCCACTAGTTCTAACACCGTAAAACTTAATAGACAATTAGACATAGAGTCAATGACTATTTTAAGGATATTTCCATCAGATGATGACTTTTGTTATCAAATATCTCTCTATCCTTGGTTTAGGAAGAGTGATTGTTTGAGTTCATTTTAGGGGGGCTGTTTGTATtaatttgggtttgttttaggGAAAAGGATAAATCTGTCTTATTTGCTCCATCCTTATATATTGTCATCATTCTAGAACGAAACACCTCAATATTTAGGACCAACAAGTTCCATCCAATACATATAACAAAACGCTGTTTTCCTAATCCCATTAGTATGCACAAGATGACATGATTAGGAAGATACCTTCATCCAACCTTTTCACAAGTTCCAGGTAGGTTTCTCCTAAAGAAGCATTTTGTTCCTCACTAGTCATTTTCGCCTCAGGATACTCCGACAAGACCTTCGTTAGATGTCACACACAGTCAGATAACGGTCTTTCTTGGAAGCGAAGACAAAGATAAAATGATGcacatattttagaaaaattaaaaaccataaacaatTATTGTGAAGTAACAAGAGATGCATATGCCAGTATACCTCCCCATACCTGCTTCAGCTGAAAGGATAGCATGCTCTTCAATTTGTCCCAATCATGCCTAAGGTGCAAAATAAAACACGCAAAGATTATGAAGATGAAACAGGCACGTCTACTTCCACATTTACTATAACTGAAACATACTATATTAGATATAAAATGTGCAACCTATAACCTATACAATGAAATAGCAACATGGTTACATAAACAGGTGTAGAATCTGCTGCAAAGCTAACTCATAACCTTGACCATCATAATTATGTCAACTGCAAATAAATGTTGGCAACCATACAAGCCAGTTgcattaaaaattataacttaacTACATTAATCCTTCattgttttttgataagttaaattaatacttcattgTTAGCAAGAAAAAATCCAGTCGCTGaataaattatgttaaaatCAACTGGTATGGCATCACAAAATCCATCTcatacaacaaaaaaagaagccaggaaaaaatagtaaaaataattaaatgacAATGACTGGACTAGTAGCAATGTCAATTAAGTGATAGTCAGTGACACATCAGTGAAATGGGAAAAATTCcttaagagaaatataaaagtaaaaattaaaataaatagctaattttaatttttcaataacaTCAGAGTCgtgtcctaatttttcaagaattgacATGTCACCATGTCTTGTGTCGTGTCATATTCATACCACATTTCAACAGTTTTCTACAAAAGAAGTTCCAATTTTCTACGAAAAAGCATGTCAGACCTTAGCATTAAATCAATAGCTATTCCATTTTGTCTTGTAAATAGAATCCTAATAATCTCATGCTCCTCTTTCCTTTATTAGTAATCTTGATcaataatttggtttttttttaatttaaattaaaaatcagAGAAATGCATCTTCAACaaggaattgaaaattagatACCAAAATTTGCCAGTGGATGCAATGACTTCAAGTATGCCTTTGACTTCATCCGCTTCTTCTTCGGCAATCTCAGCCTTCAACTCTACGCCTCTACAATCTCAATTTGTTTAGCCATTTTTTTACACTAATAAAGAATGAAACCCTAAGTTTAGAAAAGTAGGTATAAACTATGTGTGTGTACATATACATACCCGGGGTTGATGGGATCAGGAACCGTGTTTTCGTGGTGATGGTGATCGGCATTAGCATCGGCATCGGCATCGGCATCGGCATCGGCAACGGCAACGGCAACGGCAGTAGGAGTAGCATCAttgggaggaggaggaggaggaggaggaggagtgATTGAGTGCTCCTCCGAATTTTCATTTGAAGGTGTCTCCTCCATCATTAAAACCGTGATATGATGAGAGGGGACAGCGGCGATTGAGGGGCACACGCCGCTGACGATTCACGGCGGCAACACCGAACCCAATCTGAGAATAGGGACTCACTGTGGAAAGAAGGGCTTCGATTTTTAGCttgggagggagggagggagggattATTTACCAATTGTACATAGCCACTCTAAATTTTGGGGAAACTTGTATTTTGCCCccctaattttcaaatttagcaATCAACACCCTAGATATAAAAATTGTCTATACAATATGCAACACCCTCCTCCCCTCAAAAACCaattttatggattttatttattaataaattgcGTTTTCACTTctgtcaaaaataaaaatacaaatttgcattttcttattattattattattattatgggtatattattttcaatatttaaatgtGGCTTATGATGTGATGTCACcactttataaaaattatgctAGTGGTTAAAAGACCAAAGGAAGAAAGTAATGAATTTTCATAAGTTATTAAATTGTTCAAGACTGTGGATACTAACTGAATCTCACcttcttcccaaaaaaattaaaaattaaaattgaatctCACCACTAGATCGCCTACCCCTGTCATGTTACTGTACGAGAGGATGATTTACTCCATCATTAAGGTAGTGACCTTAAGCAAACAAATGGGTGTAaaatatggttttaaaaaccgagaCGGATAAAGAACCAGAAAATTACTAGTTATCAGTTTTATGGTCCAACCAAGGTCGAATTTATGGTTCGATCGGTgacatcataaataatttattaaaattataaaaataaacaataagtCTTTTTATATAACTAATAATAGTAAATATGTTTAGTTGAAAATATATAACGTTTGTTAAAATGATTTAAGAAAGCTTTTAGATcttatatttacaaaataaaaataataaaaatataaccaaagaCTTATTTAGtatatgaattaattaattatatataacatattaatatttagttaatatataataatttagttatttaattcataactatatataaatttatgccCATGTTCATgtttttatattaatgaaactAGCATATACCCATGCTTACGCACAAAAACATTGAAtagtagtgaaaaaaaaattttaatttctattattaatgttaatatttttatattaagcATGCCTACATTGTATTGTGAAGATTGATAGATACAACCACTAATGAGACGTAATCTCACATTTGCAGTATTAAATTTTGCAAAACAATCCTTGGTCACTTGAAGATTATGgtggaaacaaaaacaaaaaaaaaaaaaaaaaaaaaaaaaaattaaactcaaaatactaGAAAAACAAATTgctttcttcaaaaaatttcttccaatCTCATAACATCTATAATATTAATATACAATGAATGAATTATTTTCAACAATCCTAACATTTATAATTTACTATCCATAATATTAGTATGTAATGAATGAATTAGTGTCAACAATCCGAGGGCAAACAatattaattcatttttcttacaatctctcttttaagttttattttcccccttttttctcccaaaaaaaaaaaatttattcccccCCGCCCCCCCTTTTTGGAGGGGGAAGGGGGGAgatgtaatttaaataataaaaaatgtttcaatctttatatatgacaaaaattatggaaaagaaTTTTCACTCAAACAAAGGTGTGCTCTTTACACTTTAATGCCTTCCCATCTATCAAACTACCCTATGATCTACTATTCCTAAGCTTtaatgttctttaatttttcacaCAAAGTTgagataataattttaatgataatCATGATAGTCACAATATATGAATGATATTATAACTCATCAAAACTAATTACTAAATTTGGATCTATACAAACTTTAAGAGTATTATAATATTATGTTATgtcacaaatatttaaaatatatatatatgggaattaccaaatccaaaaaaaaataaaaaaaaaaataaaaactttgaaTTACAAAGGGATGCCTACGCACTGGTCTAAAAATGTTACAAATAAGGCGAGCACATCTCATGTGTAATCAAACtcttttccctctcccttgtatgtatgtgtttgtttctcaaaaaaaaaaaaaaaaaaaaaaaaaaaattgacctcTTGTTTTTCTAGCATATTATCATCTAAATAGCTACCAAAAATCTGTATTTTATAACTTGCATTTGAATCTAAactattatattaaaatttctatgAATAAAGATGCTTGGTGGGCTTAAAGATGCTGTGCTTCGTGGTGATACAAATCCAAAAACAGTGGGAAAGCGGATCATCTTACCTTCCTCTTTTACTGGAAGCCCAAGATACATGACTCAGAATTATCAAGATGCAATGGCTATATGTAGAGGGGTAGGATATCTAGATCTGTTTATGACATTTACTTGCAATCCAAAATGGTCTGAAATCACACAGTGCTTGGAATTTATAGAAGGCCAAAATGTTGGGGACCGACCAGATATTGTAACAagggtttttaaaataaagttggaTGAATTATTACATGATTTGAGGCAAGAATCTCATTTTGGAAGAGTCATTGCAGTAGTATACACAATCGAATTTCAGAAAAGAGGACTTCCGCATGCACATATTCTCCTTTTCTTGGATCCAAAAGATAAGTGCCCAAGCCCAGCAGACATTGATAGTATTATTACAGCAAAAATACCAGATCCACATGAAGATCCAGTTGCTTATGAAGATGTAAAACAGTTTATGATGCATGGGTCATGTGGATATGCAAACCCAAGATCACCTTGAATGGTTAATGATAAATGTataaaacattttccaaaaaaattttatgaagagACAACTATCGATGAAGAAGGTTTCCCCATTTATAGAAGAAGACATGATGGGAAGACAATAGTAAAAAATGGAATTACTTTGGATAATCGGTATGTTGTGCCATATAATGTAGACTTATTGGTAAAGTACCAGTCACATTTGAATGTAGAATGGTGCAATAGATCTCGATcgattaaatatttatttaaatacataaataaggGACCAGATAGAGTCACAATTGTTTTACAAGAGAATCTGCCAGGTACTAATAATGACGAACAACAACCAAGCATTGTTGTTGATGAGACCAAAGCATATTTGGATTGTAGGTATATTTCAGCTTCTGAAGCATGTtggagaatatttgaatttccGATTCAGTTTCGAAATCCACCAGTTGAAAGATTAAACTTtcatttagaaaatgaaaatcccATTATATATCCAGAAAATGCAAATTTGGACAACATTTTACAAAGGCCAGGAATCAAAGACACAAAATTTACTGAATGGATGAAAACTAATGAAGCTTTTGAAGATGCTCATGAGTTAACTTATGCTGAATTTCCTACAAAATGGGTATGGCATCAAAATGTTAAGCAATGGAAACGAAGAAAAGGTAGAAAATGTATTGGAAGAGTATATAATGCTCACCCTTCAAGTGGAGATCGATTTTACTTGAGAATGTTGCTTAACATTGTCAAAGGCCCAAAAAACTTTAAAGAGATAATGACtgtaaaaaatattacttaTCCTACTTACAGATATGCATGTTATGCACTTGGGCTTCTAGATGATGATAAAGAGTGGCATGAATGCATAAATGAAGCTGCACATTGGGCCAATGGCAAACAATTACGCCAACTATTTGTTACCATACTCATGTTTTGTGAAGTATCTGATCCTTTAATTTTATGGGATTCTAATTGGAAAATTCTTACTGAAGATATACTTAATAGACAAAGACATATCTCCCATTTTCATGATTTGATATTATCTGATagtcaattgaaaatttatggcTTGTATGAAATTGATCAAATCCTCCAACAATATGGGAAATCTTTGAAAGACTATCCTCAAATGCCTCAGCCAGATGTAAATATTCTTATTCATAAAGGAAATAGACTTATTGAAGAAGAAATGTCATATAATATAGGAAGTTTGCAAAGAGAACATGAGATCTTGATATCTGGCCTCAACAATGAACAAAGAAATATCTATAATTCTATAATGGAAGCTGTTTTTTCTGAAAGTGGGGGCATGTTTTTTGTCTATGGTCATGGTGGAATGGGAAAAACATACCTTTATAGAACAATTTTGGCTACTGTAagatcaaaaggaaaaattgctCTTGCAGTTCCTTCTTCAGGTATTGCTGCTCTTTTACTTCTTGGTGGCCGAACAGCACATTCACAATTCCACATCCCGGTTAATGTTAATGATGAGTCAACCTgtgaaataaagcaaaaaacacaGACAGCAGAACTTTTGAAAACAAGTATAATACTTTGGGCTGAGGCACCAATGGCAAACAGAAATTGCTTTGAAGCTGTTAATTGCAGCCTTCAAGATATACTGCAAATTGAAGATCCAACGAATTTGGAAAAACCTTTTGGTGGCAAAGTTGTGGTTTTAGGTGGTGATTTTCGGCAAATACTTCCAGTTGTGAAAAAGGGAAGACGTGAAGATATTGTCCAATCTACAATTTGTCAGTCACACTTATGGAATTATTGTCATGTGTTTAAACTACAACAAAATATGAGACTTATGCAGAACAATATGAGTGAAATAGAAGAATTATCTGTACAAGACTTTAGTGAATGGATTTTAAAAATAGGTAATGGTGATTTGGGAGAAGGTGATGGTGACAATAACATTACAATTCCTCATGATCTAATCATCCAACCTACACAAAATCCACTGGAAGATATTATTAATAGCACATACCCTGATTTGGATGCTCAATACATGGATGCAAGTTACATTGAAGAAAGGGCAATTCTTGGCCCTACAAATGAAGTTGTAGAGGAGTTAAATGACTACATAATCTCATCAATAAATGGAGTAGAACATGAATATTTGAGTTCAAATTCTATTTGCAAGGCATCCTTGAATGTTCCTGATCAAGACATTTTATACCCTATTGAGTTTTTAAACAGCTTAAGATTTCCAGGATTGCCAAATCATAAGTTGACATTAAAAGTAGGCTTACCTATTATGTTGCTTAGAAACTTGAACCAGAATGAAGGGCTTTGTAATGGAACAAGGCTGATTATTACAAAGTTGGCTACAAGGGTTATAGAAGCAAAAATTATTACTGGCACTAATATAGGCACATGCATGTTCATTCCGAGGATAACATTATCTCCAACTGATTCGAAATGGCCTTTTGTTCTAAACAGAAGATAATTCCcaatttctgtgtgttttgcaATGACAATAAATAAAAGCCAAGGATAGTCATTGAAACATGTGGGAGTTTATTTGCCTTAACCAGTTTTCAGTCATGGGCAATTGTATGTTGCAGTTTCTAGAGTAACAAGCAGAAATGGGTTGAAGTTCCGTATAATTAATGATGAAACTGATCAAAGTTGTGAAACAAAAAACATTGTGTACAAGGAGGTTTTCACCAAACTTATTTAAGTTGTTGGTCATATaaggtaaaataaatttatatgttaaaaGGTCATTTATACATCTGTACAACTCTTCCTTTTTAGTTCTTATTTAAATTGTTGCGGTGTCTTTACTTCCTTTAGGCATACAAAATACATTGTCTTTCAAACTTCAGCTCAAACTTACAATTGTAATGGTATAATATTTGTAGTACTTAACATGTtgaaaaatcactttaactGCTATAACAATTGTATGGTCTATGATTAAATGGAAACAAACctcattcatttaaaaaattcaaaccaatATGGTTTTTGACTTAAATAGTTactagaattaaaaaataataattacgtGTGTCTTGcaacttttaaaataagagacttattaatttgtttgagtttatttatttattattattctaccTGGTTACTGCTAAAAAATGAAACTATAAATTAAATGTTTGATTACTATCGAAATGCCATCACTTTATTTCACTAATTATCATATTGAATGATGTATGCAGCCAAAGGTCAAAAACTTAAAGATGATGGAGTTCAGCTTTCTTAATCAGCTTTCAAACAAGAGTGGCaagttcaaaatcaaaattagagTATCAAGGATGTGGGATGCTGTAAATAGAAACAATCAAGAAATTATTAGTTCAGATATGATTCTTATTGATGAACAGGTTtgtataagtttaaaaaaaaaaacacagcaaaACATTTCttatacattatatatattattcactTTATATACATTCAACTAACATCTTTTACTTGCAGAATAATGCAATACATTCTACCATTCATaagaatatttcaaaaaaactcaaaccttTTCTGAAAGAAGGGCAGCTGTATGCATTATCAAACTTTGAAGTTGGTAATTGCAATGAATTCTATAGGCCAATTCAAAATGAGCATAAGATCATATTCTTGCCAACAACCAACATTCAAGAATTAACAGAAACCGAAGTCAATATACCTCatcataaatttgaatttgttgacTACAACACCATCGTTCAACGACTTAACAACCATGTCcaagtgggttccagttagctcaactagtaaagtctctgatggttgtataagagatctgtggttcaatccccgcctacaccaaaaaatgattggtgtcttggtttggtaataaagagctattatcaggagcggacgccataggttgaaactctctcaaaaaaaaaaaaaaaaaaaaccatgtccAGCTATCAGGTATTAAATTGACTGAATATAAATTTTGCATTCTATTATTGTTAGAAAATCTTACATTATATTGTTGTTATATAAAGTACATTATATCATTATCATAAATGAAAATAACTAACATTAGAATTTTTATGATGCATAGATATTATTGCAAAAGTGGTTAATTGCTATCGGTCCAAATGAACATCCTACCATTAAAAGATCAAAAGTTGCAATTAGAAACATAACTGTGATGACTATACAATACGTTTTAATTCTTACAAGATCTaatacattaaatatatataatacaaatttacattaataacaatatttgaacaaaggaaataaaataaagcttaCCCATTGGGGACCAGTTGCAAATGAAATTGATGATAACCTCTTCAAAAGGAATCCGGGACCTTTTATTATAGTTGCTTCATGTCTAATTGTGAAAACTTTTAAAGGTCAGTacattgtttcttttatttgcaTATTCATAActacattaataaattatatgtgcattttaaaaaattcctcCATATAAATGTTGGGGAATATAACTTATCATCTACAAGctgaacaaaaatttatataaagttGGAGATTCCAGAGACTTCTGCATTTATGGATCAGTAAGTAATCTATATCTTTTTAGCAATATatgttatataatattttacagTATACGCAAGCTTATACTAACTTCTTTATGTTACAATCATAGGGAAGTGAAAAATGACCATCTTATAGAAGAGCTGCCGAGACAATTTAAGCCACAGAGAACAATTGAAGAAGAGATGAACAATAGCAAAAGAACcataattgaaatattaaacatgGTCTAGAACTCTGAAAATAAGGTAAgggaaaagtttttcaaaagaaaaatcctaaaatgaaaatgacaatggcatgttaaattttacaaataaatcattcaataaatttgaaattccaGGAGACTATCTTCACCTGCCATGCAAAgattacaaaaattgaaacagCTTTTGGTTGGTACTTTATGTCATGCGAAACATGTCGTAGAAAGGTTAAACCAAGAGGTGAACATTTGTGGTGTGATCGTTGTAACAAACTGGCAGGCTTCCCAATCCCAAGGTATGTAtaatataaaagtataaatatatatatatatatatatataaagaaaagtgaaaaaaaaaaattaattaaaattatatctacCATGCCTTCTTTCAGGTATAGAATTGAACTGAAAGTTGAAGATGACACAGGATTGACAacattcattttatttgattctATGGCTGAAAAATTACTCCATATATCAACAAAAGAACTTATAAATAAATGGTCACAGGTGAGAATTTGAAATTCACAAATAGTACTTAATATATTCTTTAGTATAATTGATCTTACAATTTATGTCCTACTATTTCTACAAGGTACCTGAAGAGTTTGACTTGCCTATGCAAATAGC contains the following coding sequences:
- the LOC115960261 gene encoding uncharacterized protein LOC115960261, coding for MVVKSLNDGVVVNKFKFMMRAKNCPFFNVTCIHVLSIQIRIGQYLHVFPFSQLEVFAENHHLKPQLCHQKVDSSLTLTGMWNCECAVRPPRSKRAAIPEEGTARAIFPFDLTVAKIVL
- the LOC115960260 gene encoding serine/threonine-protein phosphatase 4 regulatory subunit 2-B isoform X2, with amino-acid sequence MMEETPSNENSEEHSITPPPPPPPPPNDATPTAVAVAVADADADADADANADHHHHENTVPDPINPGGVELKAEIAEEEADEVKGILEVIASTGKFWHDWDKLKSMLSFQLKQVLSEYPEAKMTSEEQNASLGETYLELVKRLDEALLGFVEGPPFTLQRLCEILLEARTIYPNLSKLGLALEKVQALIADTSCKKNVGSRDCSQTTPSRNLVGSGSALEFVGDVYVKQIY
- the LOC115960260 gene encoding serine/threonine-protein phosphatase 4 regulatory subunit 2 isoform X1, with the protein product MMEETPSNENSEEHSITPPPPPPPPPNDATPTAVAVAVADADADADADANADHHHHENTVPDPINPGGVELKAEIAEEEADEVKGILEVIASTGKFWHDWDKLKSMLSFQLKQVLSEYPEAKMTSEEQNASLGETYLELVKRLDEALLGFVEGPPFTLQRLCEILLEARTIYPNLSKLGLALEKNLLVTSMLSKSIDQYPQSTVQKPDEPAKASEELKAHPNSVQNGVEPMVGDGDEVMTDVEADIDDDMTIDMEAFEEIVGSSEKKSEPTANS